The following coding sequences are from one Rhodocyclaceae bacterium window:
- the pyrR gene encoding bifunctional pyr operon transcriptional regulator/uracil phosphoribosyltransferase PyrR: MSTQPTFPSVDPSALPAVDTLMDALVEQIRPQVDPARCGMVGIHSGGVWIAERLHRMLGLALPLGTIDVGLHRDDLETSGLRIRMRASMIPFEVAGADILLVDDVLHTGRTIRAAMNELFDYGRPERIRLAALLDRGGRHLPVAATFLGAHVEIESGREIVLDRCASGAHADTLLLKVQQRSGPRESAT, translated from the coding sequence ATGAGTACCCAGCCCACCTTCCCGTCGGTCGATCCGTCGGCGCTGCCGGCAGTCGACACGTTGATGGATGCGCTGGTCGAGCAGATCCGCCCGCAGGTCGATCCGGCCCGGTGCGGGATGGTCGGCATCCACAGCGGCGGTGTCTGGATCGCCGAGCGCCTGCACCGGATGCTCGGCCTCGCGCTGCCGCTGGGCACCATCGACGTCGGCCTGCATCGCGACGACCTCGAGACCTCGGGGCTGCGCATCCGCATGCGTGCATCGATGATCCCGTTCGAGGTCGCCGGCGCCGACATCCTGCTGGTCGACGACGTGCTGCACACCGGGCGCACGATCCGCGCAGCGATGAACGAACTGTTCGACTACGGGCGCCCGGAGCGCATCCGGCTGGCGGCACTGCTCGACCGCGGCGGGCGCCACCTCCCGGTCGCGGCGACCTTCCTCGGCGCACATGTCGAGATCGAGTCCGGCCGCGAGATCGTGCTCGACCGCTGCGCCAGCGGCGCGCATGCCGACACGCTGCTGCTGAAGGTGCAACAGCGCAGCGGGCCGCGCGAATCTGCCACCTGA
- the ruvX gene encoding Holliday junction resolvase RuvX codes for MHEAATGTVLAFDYGTRRIGVAVGDLGQRSAHPLTTIDASDRAASEAKITALVEEWRPARLVVGVPRALDGTEHQMTRSARAFGRALSRRHALPVDEIDERLTSVDAEAMLREAGVDRLRRTGLVDAHAAFIILRDFLEAR; via the coding sequence ATGCATGAGGCTGCTACCGGCACCGTGCTGGCGTTCGACTACGGCACGCGACGCATCGGCGTTGCAGTCGGCGATCTCGGGCAGCGCTCGGCCCATCCGCTGACCACCATCGACGCCAGCGACCGCGCCGCTTCCGAAGCGAAGATCACCGCGCTGGTCGAGGAATGGCGGCCGGCCCGGCTGGTGGTCGGCGTGCCGCGGGCCCTCGACGGTACGGAACACCAGATGACGCGCTCGGCGCGCGCGTTCGGCCGGGCGCTGTCGCGCAGGCACGCGCTGCCGGTGGACGAGATCGACGAACGGCTGACCTCGGTCGATGCCGAGGCGATGCTGCGCGAGGCTGGTGTCGACCGCCTGCGCCGCACTGGCCTGGTCGATGCACACGCCGCCTTCATCATCCTGCGCGACTTCCTCGAGGCCCGATGA